The following are encoded in a window of Candidatus Microthrix parvicella Bio17-1 genomic DNA:
- a CDS encoding amidohydrolase, producing the protein MTSSPTEISAAQANALSAQAVAGCCGSGLLGAGLGALSRTGSAARSHHSFGNDAARANRTATGTFVVRGATILTVDDDFSTVDALGVHDGRIIAVGSVDEVTGAARACSDDVTIIDRPGTTILPGFIEPHAHVLPTALFANWTDVGAQRFDTIEAVLTHLTSQAVEGSDAWILGKLFDPSLQRGGDELTTDMLDRVSSEVPVAVLNASLHLAYVNSAALAVAGVNSATPDIEGSPYGRHPDGTPNGILKGQAAMLSVLSHNPTLLEVDLLEGALALTSRASAAGVTTICDQGAGGIGGPDDLDVYANMVLSGRMATRLRYSAMDLRADAFDAIALTPGTGDEMLRAVGWKVIADGSNQGRTGHQREPYLPAGNSNTGAAGGGSGAAGGGSGAAGGGSGAAGGGSGAAGGDCGIAYVEANTLCDIVARRAEQGWQLVIHANGDRAIDDALDAFEALPADLRADRRHRIEHCSFLHDDQIARIAAMGLSPSFLIGHVHYWGQAFRDEIVGPEKAELLDRTASCSAAGIRWTLHSDEMVTPIGPLRYIENAVTRNMWREPDGVLAPQERVDVATAIRAMTADAAWQCHSDGEIGTLEVGKLADFVVLTDDPRAVAPDRIRHIEVLETWLGGEQVHPLPA; encoded by the coding sequence ATGACGTCATCACCGACCGAAATTTCGGCCGCCCAGGCCAACGCCCTCAGTGCTCAAGCCGTGGCAGGGTGCTGCGGCTCCGGCCTGCTGGGCGCCGGACTCGGTGCACTGAGCCGAACCGGCTCCGCCGCTCGGAGCCATCACAGCTTCGGCAACGATGCCGCCCGTGCCAATCGAACCGCCACTGGAACCTTCGTCGTTCGGGGCGCAACCATCCTCACCGTCGATGACGACTTCTCGACCGTCGACGCACTTGGCGTTCACGACGGACGCATCATTGCGGTCGGCTCGGTCGATGAGGTCACCGGCGCCGCACGGGCCTGCTCCGATGACGTGACCATCATCGATCGACCCGGCACCACCATCCTGCCCGGGTTCATCGAGCCTCATGCGCACGTGCTGCCGACGGCGCTCTTTGCCAACTGGACCGACGTCGGCGCTCAGCGCTTCGACACGATTGAGGCCGTGCTCACGCATCTGACGAGTCAAGCCGTCGAGGGCTCCGACGCCTGGATCCTGGGCAAGCTCTTCGACCCCTCACTCCAGCGCGGAGGTGACGAACTGACCACCGACATGCTGGACCGGGTGTCCAGCGAAGTGCCGGTCGCCGTGCTCAATGCGTCGCTGCACCTGGCCTACGTGAACTCGGCCGCCCTGGCGGTCGCAGGGGTGAACTCGGCGACGCCCGATATCGAAGGCTCGCCCTACGGGCGTCACCCCGATGGCACCCCCAACGGCATCCTGAAGGGCCAGGCCGCCATGTTGTCGGTACTCAGCCACAACCCAACGCTCCTCGAGGTCGACCTGCTGGAGGGGGCACTCGCACTCACCAGCCGAGCATCAGCGGCGGGGGTCACCACCATCTGCGACCAGGGTGCCGGCGGCATCGGTGGCCCGGACGACCTGGACGTGTACGCCAACATGGTCCTCAGTGGACGCATGGCCACCCGCCTGCGCTATTCGGCCATGGACCTCCGCGCCGACGCATTCGACGCCATCGCCCTGACCCCGGGCACCGGCGATGAGATGCTTCGAGCGGTCGGTTGGAAGGTGATCGCCGACGGGTCGAACCAGGGCCGGACCGGTCACCAGCGAGAGCCCTACCTGCCGGCCGGCAATTCCAACACCGGCGCTGCCGGCGGTGGGTCTGGCGCCGCCGGCGGTGGGTCTGGCGCTGCCGGCGGTGGGTCTGGCGCCGCCGGCGGTGGGTCTGGCGCCGCCGGCGGTGATTGTGGCATCGCCTATGTGGAAGCGAACACGCTGTGCGACATTGTGGCGCGCCGCGCAGAGCAGGGTTGGCAGCTGGTCATCCACGCCAACGGCGACCGCGCCATCGATGACGCACTCGACGCGTTCGAGGCTCTACCGGCGGACCTGCGGGCCGATCGACGTCACCGCATCGAGCACTGCTCGTTCCTCCACGACGACCAGATCGCCCGCATTGCCGCCATGGGGCTGAGCCCCAGTTTCCTCATCGGCCACGTCCACTACTGGGGGCAGGCGTTTCGCGACGAGATCGTCGGGCCGGAAAAGGCCGAGTTGCTCGACCGCACCGCCTCGTGTTCGGCCGCCGGTATCCGCTGGACGCTCCACTCGGACGAGATGGTCACGCCCATCGGGCCGCTCCGGTATATCGAGAACGCTGTGACCCGCAACATGTGGCGTGAGCCAGACGGCGTCTTGGCACCCCAGGAACGAGTTGACGTGGCGACGGCCATCCGAGCCATGACCGCCGATGCTGCCTGGCAGTGTCATTCCGATGGTGAGATCGGAACGCTCGAGGTGGGCAAGCTGGCCGATTTCGTGGTGCTGACCGATGACCCGCGAGCGGTCGCTCCCGACCGAATCCGCCACATCGAGGTCCTCGAGACCTGGCTGGGTGGCGAGCAGGTCCACCCGCTGCCTGCGTAG
- the gdhA gene encoding NADP-specific glutamate dehydrogenase translates to MIDEKLKSVYHDIVSRSAAQEEFHQATREVLETLGPVVAKHPEYLHARIIQMLAEPERQIIFRVPWADDTGQVHINRGFRIEFNSALGPYKGGLRFHPSVNLGIVKFLGFEQVFKNALTGLPIGGGKGGADFDPKGRSDAEVMRFCQSFMTELYRHLGEYTDVPAGDIGVGTREIGYLFGQYKRITNRYESAVITGKSTEWGGSQVRTEATGYGAVFFAKEMLAAQRNTLDGKECIVSGSGNVAIYAIEKLHQLGARVIACSDSDGYIHDPDGIDLDLLKQVKTVDRQRLTAYAEQRSSATHHTLGSVWSLPAEVVFPCATQNELSGKDALNLAKNGCIAVVEGANMPCTADAVEIFREAGVLFGPAKAANAGGVATSALEMQQNASRDSWEFGYTEDRLAKIMTNIHDTCLTTAAEYGRPDDYVTGANVAGFLRVADAMMAFGLV, encoded by the coding sequence ATGATCGATGAGAAGCTCAAGTCCGTCTACCACGACATCGTGTCCCGCAGCGCGGCCCAGGAGGAGTTCCACCAGGCGACCCGCGAGGTGCTCGAGACGCTGGGTCCCGTGGTGGCCAAGCATCCGGAGTATCTGCATGCCCGCATTATCCAAATGCTGGCCGAGCCGGAGCGCCAGATCATCTTTCGGGTTCCCTGGGCCGATGACACCGGCCAGGTGCACATCAACCGGGGCTTTCGCATCGAGTTCAACAGCGCCCTGGGGCCCTATAAGGGTGGCTTGCGGTTCCATCCGTCGGTCAACCTTGGCATCGTCAAGTTCCTCGGCTTTGAACAAGTGTTCAAAAATGCGCTGACCGGGCTGCCGATCGGCGGCGGCAAGGGCGGGGCTGACTTCGACCCCAAGGGGCGTTCCGATGCCGAGGTGATGCGGTTCTGTCAGAGCTTCATGACCGAGCTCTACCGCCATTTGGGTGAATACACCGACGTGCCGGCCGGGGATATCGGCGTGGGCACCCGCGAGATCGGTTACCTGTTCGGTCAGTACAAGCGCATCACCAACCGGTATGAGTCAGCGGTGATCACCGGTAAGAGCACCGAGTGGGGTGGCTCTCAGGTGCGCACCGAGGCAACCGGATACGGCGCCGTGTTCTTCGCCAAGGAGATGCTTGCGGCTCAGAGGAACACGCTCGACGGTAAGGAATGCATCGTCTCGGGCTCCGGCAACGTGGCGATCTACGCCATCGAGAAGCTCCACCAACTGGGTGCCCGGGTGATCGCCTGCTCCGACTCCGATGGCTACATCCACGACCCGGACGGCATCGACCTGGACCTGCTGAAGCAGGTCAAGACGGTGGACCGCCAACGGCTGACCGCCTATGCGGAGCAGCGTTCGAGCGCTACCCACCACACGTTGGGCAGCGTTTGGTCCCTGCCGGCCGAGGTGGTGTTTCCGTGCGCCACCCAGAACGAACTGTCGGGTAAGGACGCACTGAACCTGGCCAAGAACGGCTGCATCGCCGTGGTTGAGGGGGCCAACATGCCGTGCACGGCTGATGCGGTGGAGATCTTCAGGGAGGCCGGCGTGTTGTTTGGTCCGGCCAAGGCGGCCAACGCCGGGGGCGTCGCCACCTCAGCCCTGGAGATGCAACAAAATGCCAGCCGCGATTCGTGGGAGTTCGGTTACACCGAGGACCGACTTGCCAAGATCATGACCAACATCCATGACACGTGCCTGACCACAGCGGCGGAGTACGGGCGTCCCGACGACTACGTCACCGGCGCCAACGTGGCCGGTTTTTTGCGGGTTGCCGACGCCATGATGGCCTTCGGCCTGGTGTAA